One genomic segment of Clostridium estertheticum subsp. estertheticum includes these proteins:
- a CDS encoding acetyl-CoA C-acetyltransferase: MKEIVIVGAARTAIGSFGGGLSKVSAVEMGTVAAKEAIKRSGVKPELIEEAIIGNVIQAGLGQNVARQIAIKAGLDISSSALTINKVCGSGLRAVSLAAQIIMCGDAEVVLAGGTESMSNAPYALPNNRWGARMGDGKVVDTMIKDSLWDAFNDYHMGMTAENIAEQWNITREDQDQFALKSQHKAEAAIKGGKFKDEIVPVVIPQRKGDPITFDTDEFPKFGSSIEKLRKLKPAFKKDGTVTAANASGINDGAVMFIVMSKDKADQLGLKPLVTIKSYASAGVDPKIMGYGPVPASKKALAKAGLTVADLDLVEANEAFASQSLAVAKDLGLNPEIVNVNGGALALGHPVGASGGRILISLIYEMIKRDSKTGLATLCIGGGQGTAIIVERK, translated from the coding sequence AACAGCAATAGGATCTTTTGGTGGAGGATTATCAAAAGTATCAGCTGTAGAAATGGGAACTGTTGCAGCTAAGGAAGCTATAAAAAGATCAGGAGTTAAACCAGAATTAATAGAAGAAGCTATAATCGGTAACGTAATACAGGCAGGACTTGGACAAAATGTTGCTAGGCAGATAGCTATAAAAGCAGGATTAGATATTTCATCTTCAGCACTTACAATAAATAAAGTTTGTGGTTCAGGACTTAGAGCTGTAAGTTTAGCTGCACAGATTATAATGTGTGGAGATGCAGAAGTAGTTTTAGCAGGTGGAACTGAAAGCATGAGCAACGCTCCATATGCACTTCCAAACAATAGATGGGGAGCAAGAATGGGAGACGGTAAAGTAGTTGATACTATGATTAAAGATTCTCTTTGGGATGCATTTAATGACTATCATATGGGAATGACAGCAGAAAATATTGCAGAACAATGGAACATCACTAGAGAAGACCAAGATCAATTTGCTTTAAAAAGTCAACATAAAGCTGAAGCAGCTATAAAGGGTGGCAAATTTAAAGATGAGATCGTTCCAGTGGTAATTCCTCAAAGAAAAGGGGATCCAATAACATTTGATACTGATGAATTTCCAAAATTTGGTTCATCTATAGAAAAATTAAGAAAATTAAAACCAGCATTTAAGAAAGATGGTACTGTAACAGCAGCTAATGCATCAGGAATAAATGATGGTGCTGTTATGTTTATAGTAATGTCAAAAGATAAAGCTGATCAATTAGGACTTAAACCTCTAGTTACAATAAAATCATATGCATCAGCAGGAGTAGATCCAAAGATAATGGGTTATGGTCCAGTTCCAGCAAGCAAAAAAGCGTTAGCAAAAGCAGGACTTACTGTAGCTGATTTAGATTTAGTTGAAGCTAACGAAGCATTTGCTTCTCAATCATTAGCTGTAGCTAAAGATTTAGGCTTAAATCCAGAAATAGTAAATGTTAATGGTGGAGCTTTAGCACTAGGTCATCCAGTAGGAGCTTCAGGTGGAAGAATACTTATTTCATTAATATATGAAATGATAAAAAGAGATTCTAAAACAGGACTTGCTACATTATGTATAGGTGGCGGTCAAGGAACTGCAATTATTGTTGAAAGAAAATAG
- a CDS encoding polysaccharide deacetylase family protein, producing the protein MNFMKKSIPIIFTTTIICFLLVYSSNANSAQKSIQTFNPSSTSFKDGGNIPTSKFVYLTFDDGPTYVVTDALLDVLKSEKVKATFFIVGKEIEGKESILKRIYTEGHSIGLHTYSHDFKKIYLSSDKFIDEMERTSNKIQEITGFTSKIIRFPGGSSKRLNSLTLEKLHKKDFKIYDWNVDASDGINPHLSVAKLIKNTKIIRGNENIAIILMHCNSNNKNTVKSLPSIINYYLNLGYEFKTITKDTPEYYYKFKN; encoded by the coding sequence ATGAATTTCATGAAAAAAAGTATTCCTATAATTTTTACAACAACTATTATTTGTTTCTTATTAGTCTATAGTTCAAATGCAAATAGTGCTCAAAAAAGCATCCAAACATTTAACCCATCTAGTACTTCATTTAAAGATGGTGGAAACATTCCTACTTCTAAATTTGTATATTTAACTTTCGACGATGGACCTACGTACGTTGTCACAGATGCACTATTAGATGTATTAAAAAGTGAAAAAGTTAAAGCTACCTTTTTTATAGTAGGAAAAGAAATTGAAGGAAAAGAATCTATCCTTAAGAGAATATATACTGAAGGTCATAGCATAGGTCTTCATACTTATAGCCATGATTTCAAAAAAATATACCTAAGTTCAGATAAATTCATTGACGAGATGGAAAGAACTTCTAATAAAATTCAAGAAATTACAGGTTTCACTTCTAAGATTATTAGGTTCCCTGGTGGTAGTTCAAAGCGCTTAAATTCACTTACTTTAGAAAAACTTCATAAAAAAGACTTTAAAATATATGATTGGAATGTGGATGCAAGTGATGGCATCAACCCTCATTTAAGTGTTGCGAAACTTATTAAAAATACAAAAATCATTAGAGGTAATGAAAACATAGCTATAATACTTATGCATTGCAATTCTAATAATAAAAATACTGTAAAATCACTGCCAAGCATTATAAATTATTACCTTAATTTGGGTTATGAATTTAAAACTATAACTAAAGATACACCAGAATATTATTATAAATTTAAGAATTAA
- a CDS encoding 2-hydroxyacid dehydrogenase yields MDKKKVYVTRRIPDEAIELLRKHFDVEINPCDRGLLREELIDKVKGKDAVLCLLTDNIDKEILESAGSKCKIFANYGVGYSNIDIDTATKQGIIITNTPCVLDDATADLAWTLLMVVSRRIVAADKFTRNGAYESCDPMMFLGREITGKTLGVVGAGRIGFNFAKKAKAFDMKILYTDIVRNYKMEKELGAIYVDKEMLLKEADFVSLHVPLLSSTIHYIGEKEFSIMKNTSVIVNTCSGPVIDEKALVKALKDGEIWGAGLDVFEHEPNIEPELLDMYNVSIVPRISSATMETRTKMGIVASENIIKALNGESPDDCVNTDVLK; encoded by the coding sequence GTGGATAAAAAAAAGGTTTACGTAACAAGAAGAATTCCAGATGAGGCTATTGAACTTTTAAGAAAGCATTTTGACGTAGAAATAAATCCTTGTGATAGAGGTTTATTAAGAGAAGAACTTATTGATAAGGTAAAAGGTAAGGATGCTGTTTTATGTCTTTTAACTGATAATATAGATAAAGAAATACTTGAGTCAGCAGGGAGCAAATGTAAAATTTTTGCTAATTACGGTGTGGGTTACAGCAATATTGATATTGATACGGCTACCAAACAGGGAATAATTATTACAAACACTCCTTGCGTATTAGATGATGCTACTGCAGATCTTGCATGGACACTACTCATGGTTGTTTCTAGAAGGATCGTGGCAGCGGATAAATTTACAAGAAATGGTGCTTATGAGTCTTGTGACCCTATGATGTTTCTTGGGCGTGAAATTACCGGCAAGACATTAGGTGTTGTAGGAGCAGGGCGAATTGGGTTTAACTTTGCAAAGAAAGCTAAGGCTTTTGATATGAAAATACTCTATACTGATATAGTTAGAAATTATAAAATGGAAAAAGAACTTGGTGCTATTTATGTAGATAAAGAAATGCTACTTAAAGAAGCTGATTTTGTATCATTACACGTGCCACTTTTATCTTCTACCATTCATTATATAGGAGAGAAAGAATTTTCTATTATGAAAAACACTTCAGTTATTGTTAATACATGTAGTGGACCGGTAATTGACGAAAAGGCATTAGTTAAAGCCCTCAAAGATGGTGAAATATGGGGAGCAGGACTTGATGTATTTGAACATGAACCCAATATTGAACCAGAACTTCTAGATATGTACAATGTTTCAATTGTTCCTCGTATTTCTTCAGCCACAATGGAAACAAGAACAAAGATGGGAATAGTTGCATCCGAAAATATTATCAAAGCCTTAAATGGTGAAAGTCCGGATGATTGTGTTAATACGGATGTATTAAAATAA
- the pssA gene encoding CDP-diacylglycerol--serine O-phosphatidyltransferase → MVKIKNAVPNIFTLSNMSCGILSILMSFDSNYKLAAIFILLAGIFDRYDGKIARFLNVDGELGKELDSLCDLVSFGVAPSILIFSIYNFAGLGPIGYLMVLVFPVAGAYRLAKYNITDFDGVFSGIPITVTGTFLALYAFFMFNRASNLGPTMFLMVLLSYLMVSKFKFKKQ, encoded by the coding sequence ATGGTAAAAATTAAGAATGCGGTACCTAACATTTTCACCTTAAGCAATATGTCTTGTGGCATTTTGTCTATACTTATGAGTTTTGACAGCAATTATAAATTAGCAGCGATATTTATTCTTTTAGCAGGAATATTTGATAGATATGATGGGAAAATAGCTAGGTTTTTAAATGTAGATGGAGAACTCGGCAAAGAACTAGATTCATTATGTGATTTAGTATCTTTTGGTGTTGCACCTTCTATATTAATATTTAGCATTTATAATTTTGCAGGACTTGGACCAATTGGGTATTTGATGGTTTTAGTATTTCCAGTAGCAGGAGCATATAGACTTGCAAAATATAATATTACAGATTTTGATGGAGTATTTTCAGGAATTCCTATCACTGTTACAGGTACATTTTTAGCGTTGTATGCATTCTTTATGTTTAATAGAGCGTCAAATTTAGGTCCTACAATGTTTTTAATGGTTCTGTTATCATATTTAATGGTAAGTAAATTTAAATTTAAAAAGCAATAA
- a CDS encoding phosphopantetheine-binding protein, translated as MNELIYGILEEITGEDLREESNVNLFDTGRLDSLGIIELIVAIEDNFSVKLDPALMERKDIETPNKIIEYLQSRSDLK; from the coding sequence ATGAATGAATTAATTTATGGTATACTCGAAGAAATTACTGGTGAGGATTTACGAGAAGAAAGCAATGTGAATTTATTTGACACAGGAAGATTGGATTCATTAGGGATAATTGAACTTATTGTAGCGATAGAAGATAACTTTAGTGTTAAACTTGATCCTGCGCTTATGGAAAGAAAAGATATAGAAACTCCGAACAAAATTATTGAATACCTTCAATCTCGCTCTGATTTAAAATAG
- a CDS encoding metallophosphoesterase family protein yields MKIVILSDTHAKKHNDKLFKLIDNLFKEADMIIHAGDYISPSVVSKLKEHKNFVGVWGNNDKHYIRSILNEKEILSIEGYRIGLYHGHGTSKNTLNTAYDKFVSDKVDIIIFGHTHQPLILTKSKVLMINPGSPSCKRREPWYSYVVLEIENKKIDVHLKFFS; encoded by the coding sequence ATGAAAATTGTGATATTATCTGATACACATGCAAAAAAACATAATGATAAACTTTTCAAATTAATAGACAATTTATTTAAAGAAGCTGATATGATAATTCATGCAGGTGATTATATTTCACCCAGCGTTGTATCAAAATTAAAAGAGCATAAGAATTTCGTTGGAGTATGGGGAAACAATGATAAACATTATATAAGAAGTATATTAAATGAAAAAGAAATATTATCCATAGAAGGATATAGAATTGGTCTGTATCATGGTCATGGCACCAGCAAAAATACACTAAACACAGCATATGATAAATTTGTTAGTGATAAGGTAGATATAATAATCTTTGGACACACTCATCAACCACTAATACTCACTAAAAGTAAAGTGCTTATGATTAATCCCGGTTCCCCCTCCTGCAAAAGACGTGAGCCATGGTATTCTTATGTTGTTTTAGAAATTGAAAATAAAAAAATAGACGTCCACTTAAAATTTTTCAGTTGA
- a CDS encoding TVP38/TMEM64 family protein codes for MKHLKNKLNMKLVVLLLAIISIIVVFRYLPWIIEITVSPEKFRRYIVSMGNWGIISYLSFQVLQTVVAPIPGEVIQVAGGYIYGSVLGTFYSTLGMMLGGIIIFYFTRFIAFSFVEKIVKRTSTKWLTKIISSKKFPIVMFVMFIVPGMPKDILIYVAALTPIKSLKFFMILLVGRLPGTAAVVCIGSNIHHGNYMFSIALVAASVLLVILGILYKDKIIKKVSEEQCNLS; via the coding sequence ATGAAGCATTTGAAAAACAAGTTGAATATGAAGTTAGTAGTATTGCTACTAGCTATCATATCAATTATAGTTGTATTTAGATACCTACCGTGGATTATAGAAATAACCGTATCTCCTGAGAAATTTCGAAGATATATTGTTTCAATGGGTAATTGGGGAATAATTTCATACTTATCTTTCCAAGTACTACAAACGGTAGTTGCGCCAATTCCAGGTGAAGTAATTCAGGTAGCAGGTGGATATATTTATGGTAGCGTATTAGGGACCTTTTATTCAACATTAGGGATGATGCTTGGGGGCATAATTATTTTCTATTTCACTAGGTTTATAGCATTTTCTTTTGTAGAAAAAATAGTGAAACGTACAAGTACTAAATGGTTGACGAAAATAATAAGTAGTAAGAAATTTCCCATTGTTATGTTTGTTATGTTTATAGTTCCAGGAATGCCGAAAGACATTTTAATATATGTGGCAGCATTAACACCTATAAAATCATTGAAGTTCTTTATGATTTTACTAGTAGGTAGATTACCTGGTACTGCAGCAGTTGTGTGTATTGGTTCAAATATTCATCATGGAAATTACATGTTTTCCATTGCATTAGTTGCGGCATCAGTATTGCTTGTTATTCTAGGAATATTATATAAGGATAAAATTATAAAAAAAGTTTCTGAGGAGCAGTGTAATTTATCATAG
- the hydF gene encoding [FeFe] hydrogenase H-cluster maturation GTPase HydF, translating to MQQTPNSNRLHIAIFGKRNVGKSSLINALTNQDIALVSSLAGTTTDPVYKAMELLPIGPVVIIDTAGLDDDGEIGELRIKKTKEVMDKTDLAILVIDGNEKDLIIEKAWYEDLKNRKIPIVGVINKIDENGEGLGKIQLASIQKMIGIDFVKVSAKDRINIDELKKAIMDAAPADFEKNTIVGDIVKPKSIVLVVAPQDIQAPKGRLILPQVQIIRDLLDNDVMALVVKDSELGDILAALKVKPDLVITDSQVFKKVNSIIPKDVPLTSFSILMARYKGDLDTLVKGARAIDTLKPGDKVLIAEACTHHPLEGDIGREKLPKWLNEKVGGNLDITVCAGSGFPEDLSAYKLIVHCGACMFNRQQLMSRIGKANIVELPITNFGIAIAHINGILDRVLSAFE from the coding sequence ATGCAGCAAACACCAAATTCTAATAGACTTCATATAGCTATATTTGGAAAAAGAAATGTGGGAAAATCAAGTTTAATTAATGCACTTACAAATCAGGACATTGCATTAGTTTCTAGTTTAGCAGGAACTACAACGGACCCAGTATATAAGGCGATGGAATTACTTCCAATAGGACCAGTTGTGATTATAGACACTGCAGGACTTGATGATGATGGAGAAATAGGTGAACTTAGAATCAAAAAAACTAAGGAAGTTATGGATAAAACAGATTTAGCTATTTTGGTTATAGATGGTAATGAGAAGGATTTAATAATTGAAAAAGCATGGTATGAAGATTTAAAAAATAGAAAAATACCTATAGTAGGAGTTATAAATAAAATCGATGAAAATGGAGAAGGGCTAGGGAAGATCCAACTTGCCAGCATCCAAAAGATGATAGGCATAGATTTTGTTAAAGTTAGTGCTAAAGACAGAATTAATATTGATGAATTAAAAAAAGCAATTATGGATGCTGCACCAGCTGATTTTGAGAAAAATACAATTGTAGGTGACATAGTAAAACCAAAGTCAATAGTATTAGTTGTAGCTCCACAAGATATTCAAGCACCAAAAGGAAGACTAATATTGCCACAGGTTCAAATTATAAGGGACCTACTTGATAATGATGTTATGGCTCTTGTTGTAAAGGATAGTGAACTAGGCGATATTTTAGCTGCACTAAAGGTTAAACCGGATTTGGTGATTACAGACTCACAGGTATTTAAAAAAGTTAATTCTATTATTCCAAAAGATGTACCACTTACTTCATTCTCTATACTTATGGCGAGGTACAAGGGAGATTTAGATACCTTAGTTAAAGGGGCAAGAGCTATTGATACATTGAAACCAGGAGATAAGGTACTCATAGCAGAAGCATGTACTCATCATCCACTTGAGGGTGATATAGGTAGAGAGAAACTACCCAAATGGCTTAATGAGAAGGTCGGTGGGAATCTAGATATAACAGTTTGTGCGGGTAGTGGTTTTCCAGAAGACCTAAGCGCGTATAAGTTAATAGTTCATTGTGGAGCTTGTATGTTTAATAGACAACAATTAATGTCAAGGATTGGAAAAGCTAATATAGTTGAACTACCTATTACCAATTTTGGTATAGCTATAGCTCACATTAATGGTATATTAGATAGGGTGCTAAGTGCTTTTGAATAG
- a CDS encoding heavy-metal-associated domain-containing protein, translating into MKKKIYIDGMSCSHCVSHVKEALLDIGATKVKVDLEEKFAMAEFEDETTDNDISEAIEEAGYEVTEVEEY; encoded by the coding sequence ATGAAGAAAAAAATATATATTGATGGAATGAGTTGTTCACATTGTGTAAGTCATGTAAAGGAAGCATTATTAGATATTGGTGCTACTAAAGTAAAAGTTGATTTAGAAGAAAAATTTGCAATGGCAGAATTTGAAGATGAAACAACAGATAATGATATCTCAGAAGCTATTGAAGAAGCTGGATATGAAGTTACTGAAGTTGAAGAATATTAA